The Deltaproteobacteria bacterium genome has a segment encoding these proteins:
- a CDS encoding nucleotidyltransferase: MNAHGVRYLVVGAHAVAFHARPRATKDLDVLIEPTATNARKVLAALRDFFEGAELGYSEQDVTDPRWIIQLGVAPVRIDLMSEMPGFGNFETAWRNRVDAAFGCVPAHYLGLDELIGAKGAVDRPQDRADLRILKRAKSGIRLRSTTRSSRRRRTTRRG; this comes from the coding sequence TTGAATGCCCATGGCGTTCGCTACCTCGTCGTCGGCGCACACGCGGTCGCGTTCCACGCTCGGCCTCGCGCAACCAAAGACCTCGACGTGTTGATCGAGCCGACCGCAACTAACGCCCGAAAGGTACTCGCAGCCCTCCGGGATTTCTTCGAGGGCGCAGAACTTGGGTATTCGGAGCAGGACGTTACCGACCCGCGGTGGATCATTCAGCTTGGTGTGGCACCGGTCCGGATCGACCTGATGTCGGAGATGCCCGGGTTCGGCAACTTCGAGACCGCGTGGAGGAATCGCGTTGACGCAGCCTTCGGCTGCGTGCCTGCGCACTACCTTGGGCTCGACGAACTCATCGGCGCAAAAGGGGCTGTCGATCGACCACAGGACCGAGCGGATCTTCGTATCCTCAAGCGCGCCAAGAGCGGGATTCGGCTTCGTTCAACAACGCGTTCCAGCCGACGCCGCAGAACGACGCGGCGCGGCTGA